AAGCTCGTAACAAACGGGGCTCTATGCGTCATGGATTATGCCTTTGGAGTGGAATACCTGAAATCCCGCCTATCCGACAAAAGACATTTCAAGCGAATCTTTCAGGACGAACAAGCCCCGGTACACTGGCTCGCACCCTCCGACAGAACCCGTTTTGAATGCATCGCCCGATACCGAGATGAGGAGGTGTACCTTGTCAACCTGCTGGATACCGATCTGATGAAAGTCGAAGCGGTTCACCACTACCTGGGAGACATACCCCGGTTGCAGCGGTTTGGAGAAAAACTGCGCCGGGTCCTCGTGCTGACCGAACCGGGTTTGCGGGACCTGCACGGGGAATTGTTGGGGGAAAGCCAGTACATTTGCTATCTGGAACTGTCACGCAATCGAATCAACGCATTTAGGCGACCGAAAGGGGAAATGAACAATGAGCCTCATCATACCGGAACTGAAATCGATCACGAAGCACATCACGGGCAGGAAAGCCATCGAACAAGAGATTGCCGCTCTGCCGAAAGAAGCGCAAAGAAACATGTACAATCTGATGAAACGCATATTAAAGGACGAACTGATCTTCGTCCTTACCGTCGAACAAAATAAAAGGAGATTTGAACAAATATGATTCAAGTCTTTTTTTTACTGTTCGGGCTGGTGGAAGGAGTCGCCATGTTCATGGGATGGTATCTGCCGCCGCCGGTCCCCCTGATGGTCGTCGGGGGAGGGATGGCGGTTCTGTTTTTGTTTGAACTAATCAAAGGAGGGAGAGGCCGAGCCACGACGTCCCTGGCGGCCACCCTCCTCTTCTTCGGCCTGGCGTTGTCGATGCGGCTTTATGAGACATGGCAGAAATTCGACGACATCCTGTCGCCGCCGATGGTAATGCGGATCGGTCTCGTTCTGACAGTCGCAGGGACCGTCTATTTTGCCTTCATCTGCAACCAATGGATGATCTCCTATCATGGCAGACGCGGGAACCTCAGGAAACAGGAACAGGAACCCTCTTTAAAAAGACGTTTTGAAGAGAGAAAAAGACAACGGGAGCTAGAGAAGCAGGATCTGCCGACCATCGTACTTGGTACGGTGCAGGAAATCGAGAAGAAGGGCTACTACAAGTACTGACAAAACGCCTTTCAAATCCAAAGGGAGGGGAGTGTTTTGATCAGGAGGGAGGCCTTCCAGCCCAACGAAAACAGCATTACCTGGCAAGGGAAAGACTGCTTCACCCACATGCTGGTCGTCGGCCCGACCCGATCCGGGAAGACGGCCACGATCCTGAAGCCGATGATCTACCAGCTACTGCTCCAAAAGCGACGGGGCAGAAAGCTGGGTTTGTCCGTCGTCGAACCC
This region of Planifilum fimeticola genomic DNA includes:
- a CDS encoding replication-relaxation family protein, with amino-acid sequence MAILQDLYRYRILTTDQLRRRYFSNSKSYVYQKVHAMKKSGLIISIHREFGGTAYYRLTDAGISFLKKQGIPVTKGTKDLYVSPRLLPYLVMSNDIMVELSPYGWEMQDSRETKARYRGLNRSGNIQGTLISPDGTEYGFFVLMESTRDQNMLKMIKEIETSGITNFLIFAKGRDSIWHFIERSREKKLVTNGALCVMDYAFGVEYLKSRLSDKRHFKRIFQDEQAPVHWLAPSDRTRFECIARYRDEEVYLVNLLDTDLMKVEAVHHYLGDIPRLQRFGEKLRRVLVLTEPGLRDLHGELLGESQYICYLELSRNRINAFRRPKGEMNNEPHHTGTEIDHEAHHGQESHRTRDCRSAERSAKKHVQSDETHIKGRTDLRPYRRTK